The DNA segment AACATAAATGAGGGAAACCGTTCGTAACTTGAGTAGACCTCCTCTGAAACTCAGTGGGACGAGTAAACCCCACCTTAACCGACAGTAATTCCGTGAGGGAACGGACATCGTGCGGCAGAGCCCGGACGACCGGTACGCCGGACGTTCGGGGCCCTCTCCGGAGGTGTGCTCCAAACAAATATGTTCGTTATCGGGGGCGTAAGTCCGACGGCGGCGGGTCGAATCGGCGAAGCGCTCGGGAAGTCGGGACGCGACCACTTGAGTCCTCGCGTCTCGCCGCACGGTCGTGATGAACGGTGTTACCGAACGACCCGCCGGTTCCGCCGGACGAACGACCCGCCGGTTCCGCCGGAACGAAGCACCTTTTCGCGTCGCGCCGCGTGGTGGCGAGTATGCCCGACCGAGACGACGCCGATGGCGCCGAGGACGCCCAGCACGCCACGAGCGACGCTTCGACCGCCGACGACCCCCTGTCGTGGGAGACGCTCTCCTCGGAAGTCGCCTACACCTGCCCGGGGTTCGACGTCAAACACGAGGACGTGCGCCTGCCCGACGGCACCGAAACCGACTTCGACTACCTCAGCGAACCCCCGAGCGTCTGCGTCCTCCCGTTCACCCCCGACGGCGACGTGGTCGTCATCGAGGAGTGGCGGCAGGCCGTCAAGCGCGTCAACCGGAGCCTCCCGGTCGGCGGGATGGAACCCGAGGACGACGACCCGACCGCGGCGGCCCGCCGCGAACTTGCCGAGGAAACCGGCCACGAGGCCGGCGAGGTCGAGTTCATGACCAGCGTCGAACCTGCCAACGGCATCGCCGACAGCCTGATGCACTTCTTCGTCGCCCGGGACTGCGAACCGACCGCCGAGCAGGACCTGGACCACAACGAATCGATTCGCGTCGACACGACCACGCCGGAGGCCCTCCGGGAACACGTCGCGGCGAACGAGGTCCGAGACGGCCGGACGACCCTCGCCGTGCTCTATCACGAATTTTTGTACGAATGACCTGTTTACCACACCATCTTTAATTTTGTTTGCGTTTTTACCCGTTTTGATGCAGAATAATAAAGTGGTTCTCCGCATAACGTCAGCGAACGATCTAGATGGCGTATCCACATAGCCCGCTGGTCGCATTCGTGGTCGGCGTGTTGGCCGTGATCGTACTGCTCGTCAAACTCGATCTACCCGCCTTCCTCGGCCTGGTCATCGCGGCGATCACGGTCGGCCTGGTCGCGCCCGACGTGGCGCTGGCGAAGATTCCCTCGAAGATCGCCTCCGCGTTCGGCGAGGAGATGGCCGGCATCGGGATCGCGATCCTGATGGCCGCGGTCATCGGCAAATCGATGATGGAGAGCGGGGCCGCCGAACGCGTCGTCCGGGCGTTCACCTCGATAACCGGGCGCGACAACGCCGAGTTCGCGCTGTGGG comes from the Halorussus vallis genome and includes:
- a CDS encoding NUDIX hydrolase — translated: MPDRDDADGAEDAQHATSDASTADDPLSWETLSSEVAYTCPGFDVKHEDVRLPDGTETDFDYLSEPPSVCVLPFTPDGDVVVIEEWRQAVKRVNRSLPVGGMEPEDDDPTAAARRELAEETGHEAGEVEFMTSVEPANGIADSLMHFFVARDCEPTAEQDLDHNESIRVDTTTPEALREHVAANEVRDGRTTLAVLYHEFLYE